A single Metarhizium brunneum chromosome 5, complete sequence DNA region contains:
- the VCX1_3 gene encoding Vacuolar calcium ion transporter, with protein MSPETQSPRDDETRPLLATTQNGQATRRKDLLQSARKEGTHALMAALTCSYSNVLLPCVPLGLMAGGWGWPPAAVFVLNFLAMLPLASILTFGTEQLAAIVGSVAGGLINATFGNAVEMIVGISALRENEISIVQSSMIGSILSSILLILGTCFLLAGQGKKSVDINVDVAGVLTSLMIISCVSLIMPSALHMSDPNRGGSNDHPSEHVLLLSRITAVILLLFYLIYLYFQSVTHADLFSEEEDQPEDKLHGLSSSIILVLATLGVSFCSDALVDSVDGFVEALGVSRSFIGLIIVPIVGNAGCLVGTVQWSRSDRVNLAVSVIVGATLQISLFVTPFLIVVGWIMGKPMSLQFDTFETIVLTMSTLVVNCIVHDGSTNYFEGLLLVSTYVIIGIAFFVHPDAVATSS; from the exons ATGAGTCCAGAGACGCAGAGCCCGAGGGACGACGAGACGCGGCCGCTGCTTGCCACCACGCAAAATGGCCAGGCCACGCGCCGAAAAGACCTACTGCAGAGCGCACGCAAAGAGGGCACGCACGCCTTGATGGCAGCCCTGACGTGCAGCTATTCCAACGTGCTGCTTCCCTGCGTGCCTCTGGGCCTCATGGCCGGCGGATGGGGATGGCCgccggccgccgtcttcgtcctcaacttcctggccatgctgccgcTGGCTTCGATCCTCACCTTTGGAACCGAGCAGCTGGCTGCCATTGTAGGTTCCGTGGCCGGCGGCCTGATCAACGCCACGTTTGGCAATGCAGTAGAAATGATT GTGGGAATAAGTGCCTTGAGAGAGAATGAAATATCCATCGTCCAGTCGAGCATGATTGGAAGTATTCTGTCTTCTATTCTGCTG ATTCTCGGAACGTGTTTCCTGCTCGCTGGCCAGGGGAAGAAGTCAGTCGACAtcaacgtcgacgtcgcTGGCGTTTTGACATCTCTCATGATTATATCCTGCGTATCGCTCATCATGCCCTCGGCGCTGCACATGTCGGACCCCAACCGTGGCGGCTCCAACGACCATCCCAGCGAGCACGTTTTGCTCCTGTCGCGCATCACCGCCGTCATACTGCTCTTGTTTTACCTCATTTACCTGTACTTTCAATCGGTCACGCACGCGGACCTGTTtagcgaggaggaggaccagCCTGAGGACAAGCTGCACGGCCTGTCCAGCAGCATCATCCTCGTGCTTGCCACTCTCGGCGTCTCCTTTTGCTCTGATGCGCTCGTCGATAGcgtcgatggcttcgtcgAAGCGCTAGGGGTCAGCAGAAGCTTCATTGGCCTCATTATTGTGCCGATTGTCGGCAACGCAGGGTGTCTGGTCGGGACGGTGCAGTGGTCGAGGTCGGATCGCGTCAATCTCGCCGTGTCCGTGATTGTCGGGGCGACGCTGCAGATTTCGCTCTTTGTCACGCCCTTTCTCATCGTGGTTGGCTGGATCATGGGCAAGCCCATGTCGCTGCAGTTTGACACGTTTGAGACGATTGTGTTGACCATGTCGACGCTGGTTGTGAACTGTATAGTGCACGATGGGTCGACGAATTACTTTGAGGGCTTGTTGCTGGTGAGCAC GTATGTGATTATCGGTATAGCTTTTTTTGTTCATCCGGATGCGGTCGCAACTTCATCGTGA
- the trt5_1 gene encoding Methyltransferase trt5, translating into MSPALVHTRQPLRLDTSRSTLAVVQTKGIRDSLRRLSPSETFEIETLHILDNKDKSTALYDFGQKSLEQPIRFVHFPKNNFPISQTYLPMDKATLEPAMETGPEKAKTSWQEYAYIKELPDDIAPFKELLQQYSKVPPDKVDELLLRTRDRLWDVVNYPCIGLWAFTKLHSTTDSRFEAATQRLLAEDPVESGGTRPAILDIGCCIGQTLRHLAHKGVHPSRLYGTDLRPEFIRIGNELFGDEQRGLTFVAGDVLNADDSSMKELDGKVTLIHAAYFFHLFTWDDQVRIGERMVRFLQPGTSDAVVFGRHIGTLRPRELEVPTTRASRCYLHDGESFQRLWDEVGSRTGTRWRVEAEMADRLHVRFPFFGDDEKYMSFGVYQI; encoded by the exons ATGTCTCCAGCTTTGGTTCATACACGGCAACCGCTGCGACTCGACACTAGCCGATCAACACTGGCCGTGGTCCAGACAAAAGGCATCCGGGACAGTCTGCGAAGGCTCTCGCCCAGCGAGACATTTGAGATTGAGACACTACACATCTTggacaacaaggacaagtctaCGGCCCTCTACGACTTTGGCCAAAAGAGCCTTGAACAGCCGA TCCGCTTCGTCCATTTCCCCAAGAACAACTTTCCCATCTCGCAAACATATCTCCCAATGGACAAAGCTACACTCGAGCCGGCGATGGAGACCGGCCCAGAAAAGGCCAAAACATCCTGGCAGGAATACGCCTATATCAAAGAATTGCCAGACGACATTGCGCCATTCAAAGAACTACTCCAGCAGTACAGCAAAGTCCCTCCGGACAAGGTTGACGAATTACTTCTCCGCACC CGAGACCGGCTCTGGGACGTGGTCAACTATCCCTGCATCGGCCTCTGGGCCTTTACCAAGCTGCACAGCACCACAGACTCGCGCTTCGAAGCCGCCACGCAGCGACTCCTCGCCGAGGACCCCGTCGAGTCCGGCGGCACAAGGCCCGCCATCCTCGACATCGGCTGCTGCATCGGCCAGACCCTTCGCCACCTCGCCCACAAGGGCGTGCATCCCTCGCGCCTGTACGGGACAGACCTGCGCCCCGAGTTTATACGCATTGGAAACGAGCTCTTTGGGGACGAGCAGCGAGGGCTTACCTTTGTAGCGGGGGACGTGTTGAATGCCGACGACAGCAGCATGAAGGAACTAGATGGCAAGGTGACACTGATTCACGCCGCGTACTTTTTTCATCTTTTCACGTGGGACGACCAGGTCAGGATCGGCGAGCGCATGGTGCGCTTCCTGCAGCCGGGGACGAGCGACGCCGTCGTTTTCGGGAGGCACATTGGCACGCTGAGGCCCCGGGAGTTGGAGGTCCCGACCACACGTGCGTCCAGGTGCTACCTCCATGACGGGGAGAGTTTCCAGAGACTGTGGGATGAGGTGGGCAGCAGGACGGGCACGAGGTGGCGCGTGGAGGCGGAGATGGCGGACCGGCTGCACGTGCGGTTTCCGTTttttggcgacgacgagaagTACATGTCCTTTGGGGTTTACCAGATATAA
- the TREPH gene encoding Trehalose phosphorylase, which yields MTFTVTSISTPHKTLLSLTSFETRFVGISATLDNEHSTTLALAFRDAVQLVDFHVTYLKLTSATSITEYIIKRLESYMHFSDAKIIAAGLPSAMGDFCSTLCSQLWLQLDIIPFVITEENWTRTPWRDKNVDEQADSMARRCIMCFNPSLTPALQIGWHSCVEVDAGGIIRLCSLQDYQTTCSRESWDVLMFYANKLRAAGTKMAFFSATPQGGGVALMRHALVRLSRLLSVDVKWYVPKPRQAVFRITKNIHNILQGVARQDQHVSDAEKSAIIDWITDNAKRYWLSNGGPLCRPEQGGADIIVIDDPQMIGLIPLIKHVSPKRPILFRSHIQIRSDLIDSNEPTQVGVWDFVWDFVKKADVFLSHPIPAFVPRAVPRDRVAYLPATTDWLDGLNKTLNAWDTQYYKQVFNTECHLHDMPELEWPARQYIIQISRFDPSKGILTVIDSYAEFRRRLDQTGFGSPPQLVICGNPSIDDPDGVAAFDETTAHIHTKCRHLKRDIIVVRLEANDQLLNMLLRNAHVVLQLSTAEGFEIKVSEALHAGRPIIATAVGGIPLQINHGLNGYLVDAGDWQAVATHLMELFTDVGLYNALSVAAAAKTGLGDQVSTVGNAIAWYFLAWKFVVGGGMEGGGRWVSDMAREEVEKQL from the exons ATGACTTTCACGGTAACGTCTATTTCAACACCACACAAGACCTTACTCTCTCTGACATCATTTGAGACACGCTTCGTGGGCATCTCTGCAACGCTCGACAACGAGCATAGCACGACACTTGCCCTTGCTTTCCGTGATGCCGTCCAACTTGTCGACTTCCACGTCACATACCTCAAGTTGACGAGCGCAACCTCCATTACAGAGTATATTATCAAACGTCTCGAGTCGTACATGCACTTCTCCGATGCCAAAatcatcgccgccggcctcCCCAGCGCCATGGGCGACTTTTGCTCCACCTTGTGCTCACAACTATGGCTTCAACTCGACATCATTCCCTTTGTCATTACCGAGGAAAATTGGACGAGGACGCCATGGCGCGACAAGAATGTTGACGAACAAGCGGATTCAATGGCCCGTAGGTGTATCAT GTGCTTTAACCCATCCTTGACGCCCGCGCTCCAAATCGGTTGGCATAGTTGCGTGGAGGTCGATGCGGGAGGCATCATTCGACTCTGCAGTCTGCAGGACTACCAAACGACCTGCTCGAGGGAGTCGTGGGATGTGCTCATGTTCTACGCGAACAAGCTGCGAGCTGCCGGGACAAAGATGGCCTTTTTTAGCGCCACGCCGCAAGGAGGTGGTGTTGCGCTTATGCGACATGCGCTGGTGCGTCTTTCACGACTGCTCTCCGTTGACGTGAAGTGGTATG TCCCCAAGCCTCGACAGGCTGTTTTTCGCATTACCAAGAATATCCATAATATCCTGCAGGGCGTTGCTCGTCAAGACCAGCATGTCTCGGACGCAGAAAAGTCCGCCATCATTGACTGGATTACCGACAATGCGAAGCGTTACTGGCTTTCCAACGGTGGGCCGCTGTGTAGGCCTGAACAAGGCGGTGCTGATATCATTGTT ATTGACGATCCGCAAATGATTGGCTTGATACCGTTGATCAAGCACGTCTCGCCAAAACGACCGATACTCTTCCGCTCCCATATCCAAATCCGGAGTGATCTTATTGACAGCAATGAGCCTACGCAAGTGGGTGTTTGGGACTTTGTCTGGGATTTTGTCAAGAAGGCAGATGTTTTCCTCAGCCATCCCATTCCCGCATTTGTTCCTCGTGCCGTACCACGAGACAGAGTGGCCTACCTCCCCGCCACTACGGACTG GCTGGATGGCTTGAACAAGACCTTGAACGCCTGGGACACTCAATACTACAAACAGGTCTTCAACACAGAGTGTCACTTGCATGACATGCCAGAGCTCGAATGGCCTGCTC GCCAATACATTATCCAAATCTCACGATTTGACCCCTCTAAAGGAATACTCACGGTGATTGATTCGTATGCCGAGTTTCGGCGCCGACTCGATCAGACGGGTTTCGGTAGTCCCCCCCAGCTGGTTAT ATGCGGCAACCCTTCGATCGACGATCCAGACGGCGTGGCGGCTTTCGACGAAACCACGGCGCATATCCACACGAAATGCCGCCATTTAAAAAGGGACATCATCGTTGTCCGTCTCGAAGCCAATGACCAGCTGCTCAACATGCTCCTCCGGAATGCCCACGTGGTCCTGCAACTGTCCACCGCGGAGGGATTCGAAATCAAGGTCTCGGAAGCGTTGCACGCAGGGCGCCCAATCATTGCAACAGCTGTCGGCGGTATCCCTCTACAAATCAACCATGGGCTCAACGGCTATCTCGTCGACGCGGGAGATTGGCAGGCCGTGGCAACTCATTTGATGGAACTCTTTACCGATGTCGGGCTCTACAATGCATTGTCGGTCGCGGCTGCGGCGAAAACCGGACTGGGCGACCAGGTGAGCACCGTGGGGAATGCGATTGCCTGGTATTTTCTGGCGTGGAAGTTTGTTGTAGGTGGTGGAATGGAGGGTGGCGGAAGATGGGTGAGTGACATGGCGAGGGAAGAAGTAGAGAAACAGCTGTGA